ATATTGCAATGTATCTTGCGCTCATATATGGAGCAGCATCTAAAGCTGTACTTGTCCAGCAGTAATAAGCCTGTAAGAAAGCATTGGGCTTCATGCCACTGGTTTCTTTCCTTGGTGGTAATTCTAACTATCAGCATTTTCCTTATCATCAGAGTTGTCTTAACAAGATAATTAAGGATAACACACATCACAGAAACAAGACATGAAGAGATGGTATAACGTGAAGATAAGGGGGCCCTTGGAGTTGGGATAATATGGTGACACCATGGCTGATATTTGTGACCACATGGCACAACTATCATGTCCAATGTAAGGTCCTGCTTGATGGAGGGTGATGGTCCAACGAACCTAGCATTGCCCACACTTCAAGCAGTGGATAATGGTCCAAATTCACAACCTTCCAGCTGAGACATGTTTTGCATACAAAATGCCCCTTTTTAGCAAGATCCCAAAGTTGAATCAGCCTCAGAACAAGGTTGAAATGGACAGGTACTGGCATAGTCCCAGCACAGATGCTAAAACAATTCATCACCAAAGAAAAGACTTTAGAAGACAACTCAAGTTGCAGCTTCACGATAATAATACCCAAAGAACACCAATTGATTGTTAGTACAAAATTATCACCTCCATTATGTCTGAAAACATCATTGAAGGATGACACATTCAACAGCTAAGAGCTAAATGAAACTATCATTGCCTAAAAACAACACTAAAGGATGGCAAATCCAACATCAAAAGCTGAAGGAAAACTAACATTGCCTGAAAACAATTAAGCCTGTAGGATAGCAGATCCAATAGCAAGAACTGAAAGAAACTATTGTTGTCACTCTAATCGTATGTATATTACAGAAATCCCTGGGCAGATTCAGGCTTCTTGGGACTGTTGCTAGAATTTCCGTCAATAGTGGCCATGGTGACTGGAATAGTGACAGGGCTTCCAGGGACGTGGGTCTTGGCAAACTCACCACTCGGTTGCTTGTGCTCCTGCTCAGTTTGTTCAGCCATCAGAAGGCTGTCTGGAATATTGGACTTGCATAGTTCAGTCTCATTGTGGTTAGGCTCCTTCTCAACTATATCAGTGTTTTCTTGCACATGGGCCACTGCGATTTCACCCTCCTGATTTTTGGGCTGGTCTTTAACCGTTTCAGTGTTGCCTGGCACGTTACTCATTTGACGTTCACCCTCTTGGTGCTTGCTCTCCTGCTGAGTTGTTTCAGGACTTCCTAGATTTCCAGTGCCTTCCTGAAGCCTGCACTCTTGCTCATCCGCTTCGGAGCTTTCAGGCAAATGAGTCCTATCGAGTTCACGgtctcgatgctctccctcctGCTCGGCCACCATCCTTTCCTTTGCCTTAGCGCCAACATCAGTTGCCGTGGTTGCAACCTTGTTGTAGGCACCAGTTACCCATGCTGCCCCTGTAAGGACATACCTGTTGCTCATGATAGCAGAACTGGCAGTTGAGACGGTCTGTTCAGCAGCAGCTATTGCTGACTTCGTCTTCTCTGCAACCTGGTATTTCTCATCCATTTCCTTCATTTTCTCAttcacaactatggtactggTGTTGAATTTCTGGCTTTTAGGCCCATTGTTTTGTCAAGGGAAGCGACTTTGGCAGTTGCAGTCGATGTGAGCTGATGCTTTTCATCAAAAGCCTTCGCCTTTTCAACAGCATCCATGCCAAGAACAAATCCTTTGGCTAGCATAGAACCGACAATATCCTCTGCCTTCCGAAGGGCAGATTCCATGCCACCAGCATTTTTTGACTGATAATGCGGAAGCAGTATTAGGAGTTTGAGATTGCTGAAAGTAATTTGCTAATGGGAGATTTTATTATGGCATGGTTCTACCTCTAAATCAGCTAAAACAGATGTCGGCAGCTTGTAATCAGTGGCTGGTGTGATGATGACAGCCATATCTGCTATCGTCGCACCCTGCACAAAAGCACATATTTGCATGATAGAGAAACAGTGTACGAAGTCACAAAGTTTATTATTAATACAGGAAAAGATATTATGGCACAAAAGGGAAATCCAAGGAAAGATGGAAAAACTCATACTTAGCGACCAATGACAACATAAACACACTACACATGGCATCGCAGTTTCATGGCAGAAACCATATACGCAGGCTGTATGTTCATATCGAATATAGGACTCAAAAgctagaaaaagaaaagcattgGTGTAGCTATCTTTCTGTCAACAAAATCATTATGTAATTCCCACTACTTATTCAACAGTTAAAGCGTATTAGGATCAGCATAATCGTCAGTAGTTTGTAGCAAAGACTGTTAACTAATGGAAGAACCAATAGTCCAATACCGTAAGAAGCATAGCCCTCTCTGCTCCTTGATTATCTCCAAACGTGATGTAGGCAAACTGTGACCGCTCATCACAACTACAAAGCATTCTTGGTTAAATAATGCGTGTTTTGTACAAATGATATCATGGAGATCATACGGCACTAACCTTTGCAGTTCGACGTATACTATGTCAccagagaaagaaaagaactcGCTAATATCTTGCTCTGATGCATTAAGCGAGACATTGTGGACCTTTATTGTGCCAGTCATGCttgccttcaaaaaaaaaatgaaacgaaAAGAATAATCAGCAGTTTGATTGTAAATTAATGGTTGGCACAGCTAGTGAACGGGAGGAACGCAGAAAACACAATCCATTCCTTGCCCAGATAaagtatctcgatctcaatATGAAGTTGCTAAGCATTTTTTTTGGGGGCGGGGGTGCGGAAATGACTACAAATGTTTCTTTACAGAAATTGCAAGCATCCACTTTGGCGAAGGGCATCTGAACAGTACCACTTGAAGCAATAACACATGATTTAAATAAATCAAAGAGAACGTTGTGTTGCCTTTGGTAGGAAATCTGAAATGTCTGAATCTACAAACGGACAGGCTTCGAAATTCTAGGCATTCGCAAACCAGAACGATGAACAAGATTCAGACAACCACGAACAAGAGACCCTATAGCACAATCTATCAGGCATCAATCTGCAACcaagctaatcctaatcaaGATCCCCAAATACATCTGTGAAATAACCTAGCATAGTTGCTCAGGGAAAATAAGAAACACGCTTAATCGCAAACGGAAGGAATTTCAAAATCTGAGTGCTCACCTCCGCGGATGCGATCCCAACGGCCTCGCCCTCCGTCTGGGAACGGGAACGAAATGGGGCGGCAGAAATGGAACCGTCGCGCGCGCATTTTGGTGGCGGTTTCGTAGGAGCACAAGGCTGATCTGATGCCGGTGGTGCGGTGCCTAAACCTGGAGAACTATGACGTGGCGACTTGTGGGACCACAAACCCCTGGGCTGTCATGGACTATCAAGCCCATTTACTCCCCACGAAGATATAGTGGGTTGTGGGCCCAATAGCGTGGCGCCTCGCTCTAGTCTTCTTCCCCCGACGGCTACCAATTCCCAACCCAAACCCTCTCGTTTCCAGTGGTGCGGCGAGGCAAACACGGCGGCGGAAGGATGGCGAAGGGAGGCGGTGGCAGCGGGCTGATCTGGGCGACGGCGGAGGATCTGGCGCGGAACCGGCCGGTGGTGCTGTCGCTGTACAGGCAGATCCTGCGGGCGCTGAACTCGCCGGAGCTGCCGCTGGGGTACGCGGCGCGGATGGCGAAGAAGGCGGAGTGCCGCGCCATCTTCCTCTTCGGCGCCGAGGAGAGGTCGCTCCACAACATCAGGGACCTACTCGACGCCGCGCGCCACACACTCGGCCTCCTCAACCGCGGCCGCCTCCCGTAGAGCGGAACGAAGAGTCTCGCGAGTCGCTGTTCCCAATCCCCATGGGTATCGCATCTCTCAGCTTCCTTTTTATAGTCCCAATTGTGAAATTTTGTTGTTCTCCGTGCCGATAAATGGCTAGATTGGTGTCGTATGTTCGAGTAAGGTACCATATGTGGGCTTGTTTCTCTATGCGGACTATTATGCAGACTGCAGAACGTATGTACTCTAACTTGCAAATCGAAATGAAGTTTTTCAGCTGTGAATGTGCTGTCACTTGAATTATTGAATATTTGGTGGTGCCCTTCGTAAATTTGAGATTCTTATGCATGGTTTTTGGTGCAAGGATTGAGTAAAATTGTAGCATCCAGGTATTGGCATCAGTAGCATGACTTTGTGCTATCCAAATGATTGATGCCTTACATCATTTGTGGCGCTAACATAACTGGAATGGAGAATAAGTTCATAACTGATATTGCAGCCATTTCTTGGTCTGTTAGACTCCTAGCCTAGAACGTAGCATGCCTTTAGCAGTAGGGGATGAGGCCAGAACCCAGAGGGCACTATTGTAGGCATGGTTCACCTTTGCGTAGATGAATGCCCTAAATCAGTATCATTTCCCTAGTAATTTCTCTGTGTACCCTGCAGAACATATATATTGTTGTTGCAAACCATTTTTCCGCTGTGTAAATCCGCTGTCATCATATAAACTGATACTGCATGGTTTTGGAGGGCATGTCCCATGCATGAGTAAATTTTTAGCATTCAAGACCTACCATGCCTTTGCATTGCCCAAATGACAAACATGTTACACTAAAACCATTAATATTGGCAGTTGTTTAGATCTTTCCTTATGTGAAATTGTTCTTCTCTTACAGGTACATGGTTTTGGAGGGATGAGCAAATTTTTAGCATTCAGGAACTAGCATGCATTTGCATTGCCCAAATGACAAACATGTTACACTAACACCACTGTTGTTGGCAGTTGTTTAGATCTTTCCTTCTGTGAAATCGACTATAAGTATACAGGCTATGATGTTTACACAGCACAAATTTACGGCCCAACATGACTTGAATTGATCAACTAATCTTGCAGCTGTACCTATAGATCCAAACTTAGAACACTGGGCAGACACTATCGGGACCCAAGTCCACCCCTTTAGCTGTAGGGCACGAGGCTAGGGGACAGTGTTCTCCAGCTGTGCCCCACCAATCGATGCTTTTCTTCTCCATTGTCAGTGAGAAGTACAGCACCACCCCCATGAATGCAACTCCAGCGTCAAGCGCAGCAGAGAGAATGTAGTTGTACCTTGTCCACCACTTCTTCCGGTACCGGAACACAAAGAAATTGAAGATGGTGCCAATGAACAGCCATGAGTTATAGTTCACAGGCGTTGCTGGGGGCATGAAGGCCGTTGCACCAAGGAGTACTGGCAGATTGATCAATGGTATCCACCTCTGGTTGGGGAACATCCTGTGGAGAGCGTATACAATAACTGGGCCTGCTGCGCCAATGAGGAAAAACCAGTTGAGGACGCTGTAATTCCCAGCTGACCCAAAGATGCGCATCGGACCAACAAGGCCCCAGATCACTGATGCATCGAAGAACACACGGTCACCAGGGCATGTCCATGGGCTGTCTGGTGGGAGTGAATCTGAGCAGATGTCCTTGATGGAGCCGAGCAGCCACCATGCCGTCCCAATGTTAACCGTGCCAGCCACGATAGTACCAACAAACTAAGCAAATACAGAACCTGAAGGTTAGTACCTTTTGTTTTTTATACATGTCACCAATTTACTTGCAAGAACAATGCATTAGGGACTTCCATTTATTACCTGAACAAGGAACATGGACTTGGGAGGGATCTTCATATAGTGGCCAAGCTTGAAGTCTGAGAGGAAAGCAACAGCCTGTGACATGCTCATGTAGCCATAAACCTTGAAGCAGACGTTCGCAATAGGATAGCCCGGCATAATTAGTCCCATGACATACTCAGTGATCACATTCAGACCAGGTGTCTGCACAATGCATTTTGGAGGGTCTGTCAACTTTTTTAAGTAAATGATCACAATGCAAGACAATATCTGAAGCATCtctcatttttatttttattttgtagaAAACATCTGAACATGCTAATCTGCTACTTGCCTGGTTGGTTGTCGCAGTGATGATGCTGATGGGAAGGGTGAAGATGAATGCCATGCCACACGCGAAGATAAGGCCCCACCAAGGGAGCTGGACCTCACGCTTCAGTACAGTGCAGAGGAGGAGGGACACTGTAACGGAAAGCGCCATCAGCGAGTAGAACCACCACGCAGGGatgtcatcatacttcttcaTCAACTTTGTGTGGATGTCAGGCTTCTCATTCTGAGATGCTTTGAAGCGGCGGCAGATTTCCCTGCACATAGGTATGTCCCGTCTTAGAGAAAAAACATGCATTTCAGTTCGGAAGCCACACGCAATCAGAGCATGTGTTTGTTTCCCATGTACTAAGTTGAGATGTCATACTTTCCATAGAAGAGCCCGACATGCGTTATGGTGGCTGCAATGGTGGCGAAGCTGAACCCATAAGTAAGTGCGAAGAATATGCTGAGGTTGACTTTGCCACGCTCATTGTACGCATCCTTATCAAGCTGAAACTGACTGTTGACAATTGAAGGGATGTCGTACTTGGTGCCGTTTGACATGAACAGGTGCGAGGAGAAGATGGGGAATGTCTTGGCGTTGTACAGGTTGAACCCCCAGTATGCTATCGGCATGATCAGGTAGACGAAGAACACATAGCCAAAGAAGATGTTGACGATGGCGAAGAAGGGCGAGATGAGGGGActgaagaggaaggaggagaccgTGGACCAGTCGAGTGTGAAGGCGCCGAGGCCAAGGCCCCTCATGCCCGACCCCAGCTGCTGCGCCGTCACGGACTTGGAGAACACCCAGCACACCCATGAGATGGATGTCAGTGCCGGGAAGAGGTAGCCTGGAACGGCGTACCATGCGAAGCTGCACGCAAGCGCCACCACGAAGAACTTGGAGCGGGAGATCTGGCGCGAACCTGCGGCGGCAGCATCGTCCTTCTCGTGCAGTGCCCTGTTTCAACATTGAGGACATGATCAGAGCTGTTGTTAGTAGCATTTCTACAGCTGAAACATGAAAATATGCAGCGGGTGCTGTAACTATAGCTGGTCTTGAATCAGACTGTATCATCGTGCTAACAAATCAATTATGTTTCATTTTGAGGCAACCAATTGTTGCGATGATTGTTGATTGCTAACCACGGTTGCCTCGTGGTTTGAGGCAACCAATTCATCGTATTTGATTCACAAGTTTGCTTATGTAAACAAGATACTAGTCCTGAATGGCATGCTCGGACTCGGACTAACCCACCCGCAGTTTTACCAGACCAAATGTATATACTGCAGCCGTAGAAGCAGTGCAGAAATTTGGATACAGAACCTTAGAGCAAATCTTCAGATTTCTTTCTCCCATCAAACAGTGGGTGCAACCCAATACTACATAGCATAGCTGATCACCTCGTTAAGCAACCGCAGTGCGGAATGGCAGGTCGGCACTGCGAGGATCACATTTCAAATCCTGTTTAGCTATACCAGAATACAATACAATGCATGTTTCTTATCTGTTGTCAGTAACACGCGGCGTCTCTTTCAGAGCGCGTATGCAAACATCCAAGCC
This window of the Panicum virgatum strain AP13 chromosome 1K, P.virgatum_v5, whole genome shotgun sequence genome carries:
- the LOC120713497 gene encoding uncharacterized protein LOC120713497, whose amino-acid sequence is MAKGGGGSGLIWATAEDLARNRPVVLSLYRQILRALNSPELPLGYAARMAKKAECRAIFLFGAEERSLHNIRDLLDAARHTLGLLNRGRLP
- the LOC120713468 gene encoding oligopeptide transporter 4-like; this translates as MGEIGADDRGLAAPGKEEEGVAAGGEEEEEESPIEQVRLTVPPTDDPSLPVWTFRMWSIGLLSCALMSFLNQFFTYRTEPLIVTQVTVQVASLPVGHFMARVLPRTRRRAPALLGGGEWSLNPGPFNMKEHVLISIFANAGFAFGGGNAYAVGIIDIIRAFYHRHISFHTAWLLVITTQVLGYGWAGLMRKYVVEPAHMWWPSTLVQVSLFRALHEKDDAAAAGSRQISRSKFFVVALACSFAWYAVPGYLFPALTSISWVCWVFSKSVTAQQLGSGMRGLGLGAFTLDWSTVSSFLFSPLISPFFAIVNIFFGYVFFVYLIMPIAYWGFNLYNAKTFPIFSSHLFMSNGTKYDIPSIVNSQFQLDKDAYNERGKVNLSIFFALTYGFSFATIAATITHVGLFYGKEICRRFKASQNEKPDIHTKLMKKYDDIPAWWFYSLMALSVTVSLLLCTVLKREVQLPWWGLIFACGMAFIFTLPISIITATTNQTPGLNVITEYVMGLIMPGYPIANVCFKVYGYMSMSQAVAFLSDFKLGHYMKIPPKSMFLVQFVGTIVAGTVNIGTAWWLLGSIKDICSDSLPPDSPWTCPGDRVFFDASVIWGLVGPMRIFGSAGNYSVLNWFFLIGAAGPVIVYALHRMFPNQRWIPLINLPVLLGATAFMPPATPVNYNSWLFIGTIFNFFVFRYRKKWWTRYNYILSAALDAGVAFMGVVLYFSLTMEKKSIDWWGTAGEHCPLASCPTAKGVDLGPDSVCPVF